TGACAAGAGCTAATAAAGTGCCTATCATCTCCACCTGTTAGCACTCTCCAAGAACGAGTGCCAGCGCGTGTCGGAGATGGTTTAAAAATGCCTCTAGCTCATTGGGATCCGGTGCGCGAGCTTCTCTCGCTCCAGGACCGCATGAATCGGCTCATCGATCAAACGCTCTCGCGCAGCCATGCCGAGGGCGAGCTCTCCACCACGGGAGCCTGGTCCCCCGCCGTCGACCTCTACGAGTCGGAATCGAGCCTCATCTTGAAGGCGGAGCTCCCCGAGGTCGAGCAGAAGGACATTCATCTCAGCGTCGACGACGACCGCATCACCCTTCGCGGCGAACGCCGACTGAAAGAGCAGGTCACGGAGAAGCAGTTTCTTCGCATGGAACGTTCCTACGGGCCGTTCAATCGGACGTTCGCGCTGCCGGCGAGCGTCGACGCCGA
The genomic region above belongs to Vicinamibacteria bacterium and contains:
- a CDS encoding Hsp20/alpha crystallin family protein, whose product is MPLAHWDPVRELLSLQDRMNRLIDQTLSRSHAEGELSTTGAWSPAVDLYESESSLILKAELPEVEQKDIHLSVDDDRITLRGERRLKEQVTEKQFLRMERSYGPFNRTFALPASVDADRVTAEFKRGVLTVTLPKQESEKSRQIPIG